One Nostoc punctiforme PCC 73102 DNA window includes the following coding sequences:
- a CDS encoding FHA domain-containing protein encodes MADFAQTEIERRLTLYQVFLKLYEHHSSLLDEILQLENLSQPSLKKMKVRYVHGVVDTSTVYLMTNLCDNQTQSLRQSQQIWTIGRNQNSGICIADNYMSRRHAAIQYIDDQGFYFIDFNSTNGSFVNGDRALEPIKLEDGDRIRLGNMTFDFFVNYTCRVLPTVAMELLMQLVHRKNDNQVEILSFRRDKQKYIPEKVDENLEIFRNSRLLENLEHYYDNFSSEQKSEILDRFFSRQIP; translated from the coding sequence ATGGCTGACTTTGCACAAACAGAAATAGAACGGCGATTAACTTTATATCAAGTATTTCTTAAGTTGTATGAACACCACAGCAGCCTTCTAGATGAAATTCTTCAGCTAGAAAACCTATCCCAACCGTCGTTGAAAAAGATGAAGGTACGTTACGTACATGGTGTAGTGGATACGTCTACTGTTTATTTGATGACTAACTTGTGCGACAATCAGACCCAAAGTTTACGACAGTCACAGCAGATATGGACAATAGGTCGTAATCAGAACAGTGGTATTTGCATTGCTGATAACTATATGTCTCGTCGCCATGCGGCTATTCAATATATTGACGATCAAGGCTTCTACTTCATAGACTTCAACAGTACCAATGGCTCATTTGTGAATGGCGATCGCGCTTTAGAGCCGATCAAGCTCGAAGATGGCGATCGCATCCGTCTAGGCAATATGACTTTTGATTTTTTTGTGAATTATACGTGCCGTGTTTTGCCAACTGTAGCAATGGAGTTATTGATGCAGCTTGTGCATCGTAAAAATGACAATCAAGTAGAAATACTTTCTTTTCGCCGTGATAAACAAAAATATATACCTGAGAAAGTAGATGAGAATTTGGAGATTTTCAGAAATTCACGACTACTTGAGAACCTTGAACATTATTATGACAACTTCAGTTCAGAACAGAAATCAGAAATTTTAGACCGCTTTTTTAGCAGACAAATACCATAA
- a CDS encoding serine/threonine-protein kinase, translating to MSYCLNPICPNPENLVNSQSCQSCGSQLLLRDRYQAIKPLGQGGFGATFLANDRGLPGEPSCVIKQLRPSGSAPHVLQMARELFEREAKTLGKIGNHPQVPRLLDYFEDHEQFYLVQEYISGDTLQEEVKLNGILTETGVKQFLSEILPLLQYIHEQKVIHRDIKPANLIRRTQDARMVLIDFGAVKNQVTQGAISQSGQTALTAYAIGTPGFAPPEQMAMRPVYASDIYALGVTCIYLLTSKTPKDLDYNPNTGEMIWEQLVQVSDHLSNVLRKMLDVSVRNRYQSAAEVLRALEIEPYLESLAKGLLIKSDTGSKERTHNHLENSAVLCNNSSVAVTSAGVAQVAAAIRARRAKAAEAAGSHHASGMGKSTTLANSNSNGSQVQNSKVERKLDTQGLLTAYQKGRRDFALHNLSLLNLQGADLSGTNFHSTQLQKTNLQGANLHNSDFGRASLSKANLKDANLTKAYFNHADLEGADLRGADLSNAYLSNANLRGANLCGANLTSAKISDEQLALAKTNWMTIRPNGKRGLL from the coding sequence ATGAGCTACTGCTTAAATCCTATCTGTCCCAATCCAGAAAATTTGGTAAATAGCCAAAGTTGTCAGTCTTGTGGCTCGCAACTACTGTTGCGCGATCGCTATCAGGCGATCAAACCATTAGGTCAAGGTGGCTTTGGAGCAACCTTCTTAGCCAACGATCGAGGCTTACCAGGAGAACCGAGTTGCGTAATCAAACAATTACGCCCATCAGGAAGCGCCCCACACGTTTTACAGATGGCCAGAGAACTCTTTGAACGAGAAGCCAAAACTCTAGGTAAGATTGGCAATCATCCCCAAGTACCAAGATTGCTAGACTATTTTGAAGATCATGAACAATTCTATTTAGTTCAAGAATATATCAGTGGTGATACCTTGCAGGAGGAGGTCAAACTTAACGGTATCTTGACCGAAACTGGAGTCAAGCAATTCTTAAGCGAGATTCTACCACTCCTCCAATACATCCACGAGCAAAAGGTGATCCACCGTGATATCAAGCCAGCCAACTTAATTCGTCGCACTCAAGATGCCAGAATGGTACTTATCGACTTTGGTGCCGTCAAAAACCAAGTCACCCAAGGCGCAATCAGTCAATCAGGACAAACAGCATTAACTGCTTATGCGATTGGTACTCCTGGTTTTGCACCTCCAGAGCAAATGGCTATGCGTCCAGTATATGCTAGTGATATTTATGCTCTGGGGGTAACATGTATTTATTTACTGACTAGCAAAACTCCTAAAGATTTAGATTACAATCCCAACACTGGCGAGATGATATGGGAGCAACTTGTGCAAGTGAGCGATCACTTGAGTAATGTATTACGAAAGATGTTAGATGTTTCTGTACGTAATCGCTATCAGTCAGCCGCAGAAGTTCTTAGAGCATTGGAAATAGAACCATACTTAGAAAGTTTAGCAAAGGGTTTACTGATTAAATCAGATACTGGGTCTAAAGAGCGAACGCACAACCACCTGGAAAATTCCGCTGTTTTATGTAACAACTCTTCTGTTGCTGTAACCAGTGCAGGAGTGGCACAGGTAGCAGCAGCAATTCGTGCCAGACGAGCTAAGGCAGCAGAAGCTGCTGGATCGCACCACGCTTCTGGGATGGGCAAATCAACCACTTTAGCTAACAGCAACAGTAATGGTTCGCAAGTTCAAAATTCTAAAGTTGAGCGTAAGCTAGATACCCAAGGTTTGTTAACCGCCTATCAAAAGGGAAGACGAGATTTTGCTCTTCACAATTTAAGTTTGTTGAACCTGCAAGGTGCTGACTTATCAGGAACAAATTTCCATTCCACTCAATTGCAAAAAACCAATCTCCAGGGAGCTAATCTTCACAATAGTGACTTTGGCAGAGCCAGTCTTAGTAAAGCAAATCTCAAGGATGCTAATTTGACCAAAGCATACTTTAACCATGCTGATTTAGAAGGGGCAGACCTGCGAGGTGCAGACCTCAGTAATGCTTATCTCAGCAATGCTAACCTGCGAGGAGCTAATCTATGTGGTGCTAATCTCACTAGTGCCAAGATTTCTGATGAGCAGCTAGCATTAGCAAAAACAAATTGGATGACCATCCGTCCCAATGGTAAACGAGGCTTATTGTAA
- a CDS encoding beta strand repeat-containing protein — MATYYVSGTGNDKSNGLSQGDAFRSLQKAADLVKAGDTVYVMNGTYTSPYAYILSIANKQGTANAPIKFMALPGHTPVLKANEKNWVAVSITGSSYIEIEGLTLVGNRDNITLKDALNQKDNLNNPATAGSGIFATVSSDNLNQHSSHITISNNNISKFPGGGIGGTEVDYIKIENNVVTGNAWYSPFGTQGISLLRLWNSDNNTADYKVIIQGNTVSDNQSLVPWKVAGKITEGHGIMLDTSYFGNVAYTGKALISNNLTYSNGGAGIQIFKGENPVDIVNNTIYQNSKVLSDGEIFLNYAKNVRVYNNILYGSNGESLIVNNKSTNVTFNNNLAYNGVFKVTGSGNILNQDPLFVDPANGNFSLKPGSPAIDAGSNTFNSITNKTPHDGDGNGTAVIDIGAYEAPHKTITTPEIQVLNGTVDIADGSTTAINFGDVITGNTLTKTFTIKNTGTAALNLSNLKLPDGFSLVGTLPTSVAANASTAITVALNTTTPGSYGGTLILDNNDTDESSFDFVISGIVKPAPAPEIQVLNGTVDIADGSTTAINFGDVITGNTLTKTFTIKNTGTDALNLNNLKLPDGFSLVGTLLTSVAANASTAITVALNTTTPGSYGGTLILDNNDTDESSFDFVISGIVKPAPAPEIQVLNGTVNIADGSTTAINFGDVITGNTLTKTFTIKNTGTAALNLNNLKLPDGFSLVGTLPTSVAANASTAITVALNTTTPGSYGGTLILDNNDTDESSFDFVISGIVKPAPAPEIQVLNGTVDIADGSTTAINFGDVITGNTLTKTFTIKNTGTDALNLNNLKLPDGFSLVGTLPTSVAANASTAITVALNTTTPGSYGGTLILDNNDTDESSFDFVISGIVKSKIQVINGTAGNDIFVTRLNNGNDIITDFGGIGTNSNPSSAVITKLDTLQFVGAGLTARNLQLTQNSNDLEVTFEDVANTKVTLQNFKLENLENVSASATRPAIGNILFNGQASITDSFDVINANSTQTSIFNKNTVTFLNELNNNIVGFDNSNDVINGQGGNDTINGNSGDDLLRGGAGDDLLIGGKGNDILIGGMGADAFVYNTNAAFTSATVGIDTIADFNHSDGDKIVLDKTTFSAITSVIGKGFSNASNFQITSLGAVSNAVIVYDSMTGQLLYNQNGSAAGFGTGGQFAQLTGTPTLTASDFIIQA, encoded by the coding sequence ATGGCTACATACTACGTTTCTGGAACAGGCAATGATAAATCTAATGGCTTGAGTCAGGGAGATGCATTTCGCAGCCTCCAAAAAGCTGCCGACTTAGTGAAAGCAGGTGATACAGTCTACGTGATGAATGGTACTTACACCTCGCCTTACGCCTATATCCTGAGTATTGCAAATAAGCAGGGTACGGCTAATGCACCGATCAAATTTATGGCACTACCTGGGCATACACCAGTTTTAAAAGCAAATGAAAAAAATTGGGTAGCTGTATCAATTACAGGTTCGAGCTACATAGAAATTGAAGGCTTAACATTGGTAGGAAATCGAGACAATATTACATTAAAAGATGCACTTAACCAAAAAGACAATTTAAATAATCCAGCTACAGCTGGAAGTGGTATTTTTGCTACGGTTAGCAGTGACAATCTAAATCAACATTCAAGTCATATCACAATTAGTAATAACAATATTTCCAAGTTTCCAGGGGGAGGGATTGGAGGAACAGAAGTAGACTATATTAAAATAGAAAATAATGTTGTTACTGGAAATGCTTGGTACTCACCTTTTGGTACACAAGGTATTTCCCTACTTAGACTTTGGAACTCCGATAACAACACCGCAGATTACAAAGTAATTATTCAAGGTAACACTGTTTCTGATAATCAATCATTAGTTCCTTGGAAGGTAGCAGGAAAAATAACTGAAGGTCATGGAATAATGCTTGACACTTCTTATTTTGGAAATGTTGCCTACACTGGTAAAGCCTTAATCAGTAACAACTTAACTTACAGCAATGGCGGGGCAGGTATTCAGATTTTCAAAGGAGAAAACCCTGTAGACATTGTGAATAATACAATTTACCAAAATTCAAAAGTACTTTCAGACGGAGAAATTTTCCTTAACTATGCTAAAAATGTTCGAGTCTATAACAATATTCTGTATGGAAGCAACGGAGAGTCTCTCATTGTCAACAATAAGTCTACTAATGTTACATTCAATAATAACCTTGCTTACAACGGAGTTTTTAAGGTTACGGGTTCAGGGAATATTTTAAACCAAGACCCATTATTTGTTGATCCAGCGAATGGTAACTTTAGTCTCAAACCTGGAAGTCCTGCAATTGATGCTGGTTCCAATACATTCAATAGCATAACTAATAAAACTCCTCACGATGGCGATGGTAATGGCACAGCAGTGATTGATATTGGTGCATACGAAGCCCCCCACAAAACCATTACCACCCCGGAAATTCAAGTCCTCAATGGCACAGTTGACATTGCAGATGGCAGTACTACCGCGATTAACTTTGGCGATGTGATTACTGGTAATACTCTGACCAAAACCTTTACCATCAAGAACACAGGTACAGCTGCACTCAATCTCAGTAATCTTAAACTTCCCGACGGATTTAGTTTGGTAGGAACTCTTCCAACAAGTGTGGCTGCAAATGCTTCCACCGCGATTACGGTGGCACTCAACACCACTACACCTGGCAGCTATGGTGGCACTCTGATTTTAGACAACAACGATACTGATGAAAGCTCTTTTGACTTTGTTATTAGTGGCATAGTTAAACCCGCTCCAGCTCCCGAAATTCAAGTCCTCAATGGCACAGTTGACATTGCAGATGGCAGTACTACCGCGATTAACTTTGGCGATGTGATTACTGGTAATACTCTGACCAAAACCTTTACTATCAAGAACACGGGTACAGATGCACTCAATCTCAATAATCTCAAGCTTCCCGACGGATTTAGTTTGGTAGGAACTCTTCTAACAAGTGTGGCTGCAAATGCTTCCACCGCGATTACGGTGGCACTCAACACCACTACACCTGGCAGCTATGGTGGCACTCTGATTTTAGACAACAACGATACTGATGAAAGCTCTTTTGACTTTGTTATTAGTGGCATAGTTAAACCCGCTCCAGCTCCCGAAATTCAAGTCCTCAATGGCACAGTTAACATTGCAGATGGCAGTACTACCGCGATTAACTTTGGCGATGTGATTACTGGTAATACTCTGACCAAAACCTTTACCATCAAGAACACAGGTACAGCTGCACTCAATCTCAATAATCTCAAGCTTCCCGACGGATTTAGTTTGGTAGGAACTCTGCCAACAAGTGTGGCTGCAAATGCTTCCACCGCGATTACGGTGGCACTCAACACCACTACACCTGGCAGCTATGGTGGCACTCTGATTTTAGACAACAACGATACTGATGAAAGCTCTTTTGACTTTGTTATTAGTGGCATAGTTAAACCCGCTCCAGCTCCCGAAATTCAAGTCCTCAATGGCACAGTTGATATTGCAGATGGCAGTACTACCGCAATTAACTTTGGCGATGTGATTACTGGTAATACTCTGACCAAAACCTTTACTATCAAGAACACGGGTACAGATGCACTCAATCTCAATAATCTCAAGCTTCCCGACGGATTTAGTTTGGTAGGAACTCTGCCAACAAGTGTGGCTGCAAATGCTTCCACCGCGATTACGGTGGCACTCAACACCACTACACCTGGCAGCTATGGTGGCACTCTGATTTTAGACAACAACGATACTGATGAAAGCTCTTTTGACTTTGTTATTAGTGGCATAGTTAAATCCAAAATTCAAGTTATCAATGGCACTGCTGGCAATGACATCTTTGTTACCCGGCTAAACAATGGCAATGACATCATCACAGACTTTGGCGGTATAGGTACTAACTCAAACCCTTCATCTGCGGTGATTACCAAATTAGATACCTTGCAATTTGTTGGGGCTGGCTTGACTGCGAGAAATCTGCAATTAACTCAAAATAGTAATGACTTAGAAGTTACTTTTGAAGACGTGGCTAATACCAAAGTCACTCTGCAAAACTTTAAGTTAGAAAACCTGGAGAACGTAAGTGCATCGGCAACAAGACCCGCCATCGGTAATATTCTGTTTAACGGACAAGCCAGTATTACAGACAGCTTTGATGTGATTAATGCCAACTCCACTCAAACGAGCATTTTCAACAAGAACACCGTCACCTTTCTCAATGAATTAAACAATAACATTGTCGGTTTTGACAACTCCAACGATGTAATTAATGGTCAAGGGGGCAACGATACCATCAATGGTAACAGTGGTGACGATCTACTGCGGGGTGGTGCTGGAGATGATCTTCTCATTGGTGGAAAAGGTAATGATATTCTCATCGGTGGTATGGGTGCTGATGCTTTCGTCTACAACACCAATGCTGCCTTTACTAGCGCTACTGTAGGTATTGATACCATTGCTGACTTCAATCACTCTGATGGTGACAAGATTGTTCTGGATAAGACTACTTTTAGTGCCATTACTTCTGTTATAGGAAAGGGTTTTAGTAACGCCAGTAATTTTCAAATCACTAGCTTAGGGGCAGTTAGTAATGCTGTGATTGTCTACGACTCTATGACTGGGCAGTTACTATACAATCAAAATGGTAGCGCTGCTGGTTTCGGCACTGGTGGTCAATTTGCCCAACTTACTGGTACACCCACTCTTACTGCCTCCGATTTCATCATTCAAGCATAG
- the rtcA gene encoding RNA 3'-terminal phosphate cyclase has translation MIEIDGSYGEGGGQVLRTSLSLAAITGEPIRIAGIRAGRKKPGLAAQHLTAVRAAGRICNAQLRGDALGSMLLEFIPGSAVQAGIYTFDVSKAQEGGSAGAIALVLQTILLPLALATGNSQVTLKGGTHVNFSPTVTYIEQVYLPILQRMGVEAQVKLGAWGWFPQGGGEIELQVIGGTQLGGINLLERGELQQVRGIAAVTELPSHIPQRMANRAENLLREAHLKVRVQTLREKGVAPGAGIFLTAEYQNSLTGFGGFGRLRLSAETVAEIACQQLLEFHYTGAAVDEHLADQLLLPATLASQESQYQVAEVSRHLITNAAVIEQFGLAQIRVNEADKIVSVKSLTS, from the coding sequence ATGATTGAAATTGACGGTTCCTACGGAGAGGGAGGCGGACAAGTTCTTCGCACTTCCTTAAGTCTAGCCGCCATTACTGGTGAACCCATACGGATTGCAGGCATTCGCGCTGGACGCAAAAAGCCAGGATTAGCAGCACAACACTTAACAGCCGTTCGGGCTGCGGGTAGAATTTGTAATGCCCAACTACGGGGTGATGCTTTGGGTTCAATGTTGCTGGAATTCATTCCAGGTAGTGCTGTGCAAGCTGGAATTTACACCTTTGATGTGAGTAAAGCACAAGAAGGTGGTTCTGCGGGTGCGATCGCTCTAGTTTTACAGACAATTCTTTTACCTTTAGCACTAGCAACGGGTAATTCTCAGGTAACACTAAAGGGTGGAACCCATGTAAACTTTAGCCCGACTGTAACCTACATTGAGCAAGTTTATCTGCCAATACTGCAACGTATGGGAGTAGAAGCCCAAGTTAAGTTAGGCGCTTGGGGGTGGTTTCCTCAAGGTGGGGGAGAAATAGAGTTGCAGGTGATTGGTGGTACTCAACTCGGCGGGATCAACTTGCTGGAAAGGGGAGAGTTACAACAAGTGCGAGGAATAGCAGCAGTAACGGAACTACCTTCTCATATTCCGCAACGGATGGCGAACCGTGCGGAGAATTTGTTACGGGAAGCGCATTTGAAAGTTCGTGTACAGACTTTGCGAGAAAAAGGTGTGGCACCTGGCGCAGGTATTTTTTTAACTGCTGAGTATCAGAACAGCTTGACTGGCTTTGGTGGATTTGGGCGTTTGCGGTTGTCGGCGGAGACAGTTGCAGAAATTGCTTGTCAGCAACTGCTTGAATTTCATTACACCGGCGCAGCAGTGGATGAACATTTAGCAGATCAGTTATTATTGCCAGCTACTTTAGCGTCACAAGAAAGTCAGTACCAGGTGGCTGAAGTAAGTAGACATTTGATTACGAATGCAGCAGTAATTGAACAATTTGGGCTAGCGCAGATTAGGGTAAATGAAGCTGATAAAATAGTATCTGTAAAGAGTTTGACTAGTTGA
- a CDS encoding EF-hand domain-containing protein translates to MIDEQEIEKLWQAFKVLDVDGNGAISTDELGEVMRSLGQNPTETGLRDLIKEIDVDLSGTIDFDEFKTLMIAKVGDRESRLKLAFSAFDEDNSGQITAVELRTVMSQFGLTDAELKEMLQEVDHDGDGSIDFEEFCQLVLEESESKTGYKDSPISLESSLKTVATNNTPVADTTQPTLQEATSNTTPELAQLREQLVQHPNSPNQKRSGTSRLQMQIGLFRLIQGAAYRSFRESFSANHETHLRVKNLPYRITDFVEFVKQAIALYKGLGVVEEACYPVLDAVVESIADEYARLQERIKDWKTVAKTPEMLAEEKKILEARSKFANVKEKFAAGVEFAITIKKKSLSLGDIVEGVLAINELNRLRGIEMNEEMAPPPPKSEGNPRDYLFKWNRVILSQATEEVDGAMMPVAYWYEDFMPKLLAAFSVSTAADIQSNTIPDEAALDEWYDLTKKSGEFNRYGADVAENFLNCTAKEKLILKQAWRLTHHYLNGVQKRRERLEFGRESGALSQYVSFIDVYLNRTEVKDSQMRVSFPYYIGPAVWRFFHTTAEIVCTKTDIQQKTLMAIFKDFFQLFATMYPCPYCRHHLNMYVVQNKEVDMYPVEYLVLGRDPNLRDFEVSLEAKLSTVVDGSSLRLFFWKLHNTVSSSIARSEEWYHKDEKAFYTTRFWPSLDSELARANALRYTSIETARIYNIYGMLKPLARLTGVKTELPKLLQKGDENSLKEACIVAQNHIADLEEAVIRGEFLQETYYFDPDVVDKAPLFTPEEEEFARTGMFIEAA, encoded by the coding sequence GTGATTGATGAGCAAGAAATAGAAAAGCTGTGGCAAGCCTTCAAAGTATTAGATGTAGACGGCAACGGAGCAATCTCAACCGACGAACTGGGGGAAGTAATGCGATCGCTAGGACAAAATCCTACGGAAACGGGGTTGCGTGACTTAATCAAAGAGATTGACGTGGATTTGTCAGGCACTATTGACTTTGACGAGTTTAAAACGCTGATGATCGCTAAGGTAGGCGATCGCGAAAGCCGCCTCAAGTTAGCCTTCAGCGCCTTTGATGAAGACAATAGCGGCCAAATTACTGCCGTCGAGTTGCGGACGGTAATGAGTCAATTTGGGCTGACAGACGCTGAATTGAAAGAGATGCTACAGGAAGTAGATCATGATGGCGATGGCTCAATTGACTTTGAGGAATTTTGTCAGCTAGTACTGGAAGAGTCAGAGAGCAAGACAGGCTATAAAGACTCACCAATCTCCCTAGAAAGTTCGCTCAAGACAGTTGCCACTAACAATACACCAGTTGCCGACACCACTCAGCCTACTCTACAAGAAGCAACCAGCAACACGACTCCAGAGTTGGCACAGCTAAGAGAACAGTTGGTGCAACACCCAAACTCACCAAATCAGAAAAGAAGCGGCACCTCCCGCTTACAAATGCAGATTGGTTTGTTTCGGCTAATTCAAGGAGCAGCCTATCGTAGTTTCCGTGAAAGTTTCTCCGCTAACCATGAGACTCACTTACGTGTCAAAAACCTGCCATACAGAATTACTGACTTTGTGGAATTTGTCAAGCAGGCGATCGCGCTTTACAAAGGATTAGGTGTGGTGGAAGAGGCTTGCTACCCCGTACTAGATGCAGTAGTAGAATCGATTGCAGATGAATATGCCCGATTACAGGAGCGCATCAAAGACTGGAAAACAGTGGCAAAGACTCCCGAAATGTTGGCAGAAGAGAAAAAGATTTTAGAGGCGCGGAGTAAATTTGCCAATGTCAAAGAAAAGTTTGCTGCCGGAGTCGAGTTTGCAATTACCATCAAAAAGAAAAGTCTCAGCTTGGGTGACATCGTAGAAGGTGTGCTGGCCATTAACGAGCTTAATCGCCTGAGAGGGATAGAAATGAATGAAGAAATGGCACCACCACCACCTAAATCTGAGGGAAATCCCAGAGACTATTTATTCAAGTGGAACCGTGTCATCCTCTCGCAGGCAACCGAGGAAGTGGATGGTGCAATGATGCCAGTAGCATATTGGTATGAAGATTTCATGCCCAAGTTATTAGCAGCATTTAGTGTCTCGACGGCAGCAGATATCCAAAGCAATACCATACCTGACGAAGCAGCTTTGGATGAGTGGTATGACTTGACAAAAAAATCAGGAGAATTTAACCGTTACGGAGCAGATGTTGCCGAAAACTTTCTCAATTGCACTGCAAAAGAGAAACTGATCCTCAAACAAGCATGGCGATTAACACATCACTACCTGAATGGAGTGCAGAAACGGCGCGAACGCCTAGAGTTTGGGCGGGAGTCAGGCGCACTCTCGCAATATGTATCATTCATTGATGTCTATCTAAATCGGACTGAGGTGAAGGATTCCCAAATGCGTGTCAGCTTCCCGTATTACATCGGCCCAGCAGTGTGGCGCTTCTTCCACACCACGGCTGAAATCGTGTGTACCAAAACTGACATACAGCAAAAAACCCTGATGGCAATCTTCAAGGACTTCTTCCAACTGTTTGCTACGATGTATCCCTGTCCCTATTGCCGCCACCACCTGAATATGTACGTTGTGCAGAATAAGGAGGTGGATATGTATCCCGTGGAATACCTTGTCTTGGGACGCGATCCTAACCTTAGAGACTTTGAGGTATCACTGGAGGCAAAATTATCAACCGTAGTCGATGGTTCCTCCCTGCGTTTATTCTTCTGGAAGTTACATAACACTGTTTCTTCATCCATTGCGCGATCGGAAGAGTGGTATCACAAGGATGAGAAGGCGTTTTACACTACCCGCTTTTGGCCCAGCCTTGACTCGGAGCTAGCCAGAGCAAATGCCCTCAGATATACCAGCATCGAAACTGCTCGTATTTACAACATTTATGGAATGCTCAAGCCATTGGCACGTCTGACAGGAGTAAAAACGGAATTGCCAAAGCTGTTACAAAAAGGTGATGAAAATAGCCTTAAGGAAGCATGTATAGTTGCACAGAACCACATCGCGGATTTGGAGGAAGCTGTCATCCGTGGAGAGTTTCTGCAAGAGACATACTATTTTGACCCCGATGTCGTAGATAAAGCTCCACTTTTTACCCCTGAAGAGGAAGAGTTTGCACGAACTGGTATGTTCATAGAAGCCGCTTAA
- a CDS encoding squalene/phytoene synthase family protein, translating into MNLRRDALQILKETSRTFYIPISLLPPGLQEAVASAYLCMRAIDEIEDHPEIDNATKAKLLRSISLTLQAGVDGFAVEAFFTGFNGYENTLEEVTLRIREWLLLAPETIAPRIWDATAAMSDRMAYWSERNWKIYTESDLDRYTFGVAGAVGLLLSDLWTWYDGTQTNRTQAIGFGRGLQAVNILRNHTEDLRRGVDFFPEGWSAENMQEYARRNLALAEAYTKGLPTGPALDFCQIPLTLANGTLDALANGKEKLSRSDVFALIEQIISVNMKAS; encoded by the coding sequence ATGAATTTACGTAGAGATGCATTGCAAATCCTCAAGGAAACTAGCCGAACTTTTTATATCCCAATTAGTCTTTTACCGCCAGGATTACAAGAAGCAGTAGCATCAGCATATTTGTGTATGCGTGCCATTGATGAAATTGAAGATCATCCCGAAATAGATAATGCGACTAAAGCAAAGCTGTTAAGAAGCATTAGCCTAACATTGCAGGCAGGGGTTGATGGCTTCGCAGTAGAGGCTTTCTTTACAGGATTTAATGGGTATGAAAATACCTTAGAAGAAGTCACTTTGAGGATTAGAGAATGGTTGCTGTTAGCACCTGAAACTATTGCACCTCGAATTTGGGATGCCACTGCTGCAATGTCAGACCGAATGGCTTACTGGTCAGAAAGAAACTGGAAAATTTATACAGAATCTGATTTGGATCGTTATACCTTTGGGGTTGCAGGCGCAGTGGGGTTGTTACTTTCGGACTTATGGACTTGGTACGATGGAACACAAACGAACCGTACCCAGGCGATTGGGTTTGGTCGCGGTTTGCAAGCAGTTAATATCTTGCGTAACCACACTGAAGATTTAAGGCGTGGGGTAGACTTTTTTCCAGAAGGCTGGAGTGCAGAAAATATGCAAGAGTATGCGCGGCGCAATCTAGCTCTGGCAGAAGCTTACACCAAAGGCCTTCCTACTGGCCCAGCTTTAGATTTTTGCCAAATTCCCTTAACCTTGGCTAATGGCACCCTTGATGCTCTTGCTAATGGTAAAGAGAAACTCAGCCGCAGTGATGTTTTTGCACTTATCGAACAGATAATTAGTGTGAACATGAAAGCCAGCTAA